Proteins found in one Camelus bactrianus isolate YW-2024 breed Bactrian camel chromosome 5, ASM4877302v1, whole genome shotgun sequence genomic segment:
- the G6PC2 gene encoding glucose-6-phosphatase 2 — translation MDFLHRNGVLLIQHLQKDYRAYYSFLNFMSNVGDPRNIFSIYFPLWFQLNQTVGTKMIWVAVIGDWFNLIFKWILFGHRPYWWVQETQIYPNHSNPCLEQFPTTCETGPGSPSGHAMGSSCVWYVMVTAALGHMVNQMDKLSTTLHRLTWSFLWSLFWLIQISVCISRVFIATHFPHQVILGVIGGMLVAEASEHTPSIQSASLSTYLKTNLFLFLFALGLYLLLGLLDIDLLWSVPIAKKWCANPDWIHIDTTPFAGLVRNLGVLFGLGFAIHSEMFLRSCGGETGYGLSFRLLCAGASLTTLQLYHFIKIPTHTEYLFYVLSFCKSASIPLTVVALIPYCMHILMKPREKKIN, via the exons ATGGATTTCCTTCATAGGAACGGCGTGCTCCTTATTCAGCATTTGCAGAAGGACTACCGAGCTTACTacagttttctaaattttatgtCCAATGTTGGAGATCCCCggaatatattttctatttattttccacTTTGGTTTCAACTTAATCAGACAGTTGGAACCAAGATGATATGGGTAGCAGTCATTGGGGACTGGttcaatcttatttttaaatg GATATTATTTGGTCATCGGCCTTACTGGTGGGTCCAAGAAACTCAGATTTACCCAAATCACTCAAATCCATGCCTTGAACAATTCCCCACTACTTGTGAAACAGGTCCAG GAAGTCCATCTGGCCATGCAATGGGCTCATCCTGTGTCTGGTATGTCATGGTGACAGCTGCCCTGGGCCACATGGTCAATCAGATGGATAAGTTATCTACCACTCTGCACAG ACTGACCTGGTCATTTCTTTGGAGTCTTTTTTGGTTGATTCAAATCAGCGTCTGCATCTCCAGAGTATTCATAGCAACACATTTTCCTCATCAAGTTATTCTTGGAGTAATTGGTG GCATGCTTGTGGCAGAGGCCTCTGAACACACTCCAAGCATCCAATCAGCCAGCCTGAGCACATACCTGAAGACcaacctcttcctcttcctgtttGCACTTGGCCTTTACCTGCTTCTTGGACTGCTTGACATTGACTTGCTGTGGTCTGTGCCCATTGCCAAGAAGTGGTGTGCCAACCCCGACTGGATCCACATTGACACCACACCCTTTGCCGGACTCGTGAGAAACCTCGGGGTCCTCTTTGGCTTGGGCTTTGCAATTCACTCGGAGATGTTCCTGAGGAGCTGCGGAGGGGAAACCGGCTACGGGCTGAGCTTCCGGCTGCTCTGCGCGGGGGCCTCGTTGACCACGCTGCAGCTCTACCATTTCATCAAGATCCCAACCCACACAGAGTATTTATTTTATGTGCTGTCTTTTTGTAAAAGTGCATCCATCCCACTGACTGTGGTTGCCTTGATTCCCTACTGTATGCATATTTTAATGAAACCAAGAGAAAAGAAGATTAATTAG